Genomic segment of Carassius carassius chromosome 19, fCarCar2.1, whole genome shotgun sequence:
AGGAACGGTTTTAAAATGTTGCTTTACTCAGCAGCGTATCACTGAACCACAGGGAGGCAGCAAACTTTCAAAAAGCATTTCTCAAAACGATGGCATATGGTCACACAACTCTTAGCCTATTTTTAATGCTATATCTGTGCATGGCTAAAAAGTAAGAGTTGTATGACAGTATGTTATCCTGAATTATTGATCAGGAGAAGAATTAGAGGAGCAGGAAAAATGTGCAGTACAGCATACTCAGGGCCAAGATTAAGAGCCAAATGGTgtagtgttttataacacacattTTATAAATCTGTTCAAAACTCCTGATAGCTTGTGAAATATTGATGGTGATTGCAAAATGGTGTGGTATTTACTTATGTGAATCACGATATTGTACACAATGTGTGCTTTTGGCAATAGTTGAGTGCTCATTTAGATTCATAGATATATACACGCCCATCAAGGTTAAAGAGTTGTGTGAAACAAGACCCTATTATATGTAGTcatgttttaatgtgtgtgtaaCATACGCTACGGTGACCCCAAAAGGTATGTGGCTGCAATCCATAAATGCAATTGCACtagataaaatatacatatataggcctatatatatatatatatatatatatatcactaccAATATCAGTTGAAATAAATTCTTTTTTCTCAGccattttcacaaattttacATGAAAGTTTCtaagatattatattattaattttcagGGGCAGTTTATATCTTTATGAGAGTAGGTTATATAGTTAATTCATGCCAAATACTGTCTAACTAAACaggcccattaaaaaaaaaaaattccggatAACAGGTTAATTTCTGGCCCTAATTATACAAGAGCAACTACATGGCTATGCACTAAATAAATTGTCCAAATATTACATTCTTAATATGGAATATATTATTCTACAAATTTGTGCTACATTTAATGCATGGCAGTTGGTTTGATGTGTATTTAATATAATGACACTGATACATTAAGTGGCTTTTGTTTAACTTTAtggctactgtaaatatatagtaGCCAACtgcatttttccccattaaaaaaaaaacgcattagATGAATAGCCTAGCTTATCTAAAGCTACTAAAAATGTTGTTCTGATCGATTTTCTGATTTGTTGCATTGCATGactatattttattatgaaaatgcATCGTAGCCTACGTAAATTGACATTGTGACTGGGGTTATCGATATGCCTCTCTCAGACAGGTGGCCTAGAGAGAAATTAAACATATTTGGTTTCGAAATCAGCTTAGTTGGAGTCTTGTGTACTTCGCCCGGGGTTTCACATTCTGTAATATTTATTGCAGTTAAGCACACAAACAGTTACATGACCTTTACACATTAGCAGCTTATGAAATACAAATGAATGGCTGGGTTGGTAATAGGCAACGTGAAATGATAGCCTATGTTtttatctcttaaaaaaaaaaaaaaaaagaaatttacgcAGGTGTGGTTAAAAACATACGTCCACAAAATGAAACCACGAACTATGATATTTACGAACAGACGACGCGACTCTAAAAGCAACATCAATATATGCTTACATAAAAACCGACATGCGTCCGCCATATTTCCTGTCAGAGGGACTATACGACTTGTATccttattttttttcaaacatcaaaatatttAATAGGCCTATATGTAGCTATTCGAACGAACGTCTAACTAAGTACATTAAACAAACCTAACCCGGTTTTCTCTAGGCAGGCCTATTATACATCAACATTCAACGAGAAGAATCACAAACGGAtagataaatacaaatatgtacaGTACTTTCATActtacaataggtttgacagttcgAACCTTAAAAATGTCATTTGGGAACGAAAACCGCTTACATCTCTGCTCGAGTCACAGGTTTTCGACGCGACCAAGATAGTATAGGAATAAATAAACAAGCACATAAATAGGAATAAATAGATTATAAGTCACTGGTGAATCCTTTGAGCCATGCACGAGTTTTTCTAACTGTGGGGGTAAAAGCTGTAGTAGCCGATGTCCTTGGAGCAGTTTTTCTCGCATTCCCTCGGCGTCAACATTTCAGATTTTAATGGAGACGATGTCTCGGAAACCGGCGTGGCAGATGGCGAAATCCTCCTCCGCTTGGCTTGCTCAAAAATCCCAGAATCGCTCGAATCGATGGACTTAATTGAGGACGGGGTTTCTATCCAGCTGGATTCAGACAAGTCTTTGGGTTTGGACTCGTCCGCGCCACCTAGCGGTGACCTCTCGGGCGCGATGGCGTCTCCGTCCTCGAGGCCAGGGACCAGGTAACCGGAGGAGGTTCTGCTTCCCACGGAGTTGGATGGCCAGCATGACAGGACCGAGCTGGACTTGCTGCAATATTGCGGTGGCGTGCGGGGACCCCACCCCGGCGGCTCGCCGTAATACCCCAGGGGTCTGTTAGAGCATCCCGCACCAGGCAAGGGCAGCGCTTTAACACCGGCAGCTGCGTACGACAGAAGGGTGGCCGCGTTACCGGCGAAATCGGCAGCCGCTGCAGCATCGTATGCCGAGGCGGCAAAGTCCAGTCGGTTGTTGGCAGGGGTGACAAACCATCGCTGCGGGGAGGCCACCGTGGTCTCCTCGGTTTGTTGCGGGGAGAGCAAGCTGTTACTAAGTGGGACGCTGCGGTCCGTGCCAGGAGCGCCTCCGACGCCAGGGTGAAAGCGGGACTTGGCATACGAGCTGACAAATTGGTCCTGCAGGAAAGAACCAGTCATGGCATATCTTGCGCTAGGCATGATCTGAGAGCGCGGAGAGTCACCCGGGGACGGCGTTAACCGATCGATGTCGCACCCTGTGTAGACACTGGAGAAAGATGGTGGACAAACACGTTAATGTTGCACATGAGAAGCGTAGATAAGCGTAAATAAAGCGTTGCAAATGTGCACGAGAGCATACGATTTTTCCCCTCACAATTTTCCATTCTGTGCGTAATTGCGCGAATAAACAAATTAGCACTGCGCACGGTCAATGCACTGCACCAAATTATAATGATTAAAAACGAAATAACTAAACCGTTGTTTTTCTcaacttttcaaaataaatattgctGGCCAAAACACACAGCACGCCTTAATGCCACAGTGAGATGCTGAGAAGGGAAATTAAGATTTTAGTCTAGAGATTTCGCCAGGCCAACGCACAAAACGCACGCAAATGGTTATTAATACATCGGCCAATGGGAATTAAGAGTCAAAAATCATATTTCATAAGAAATCCCAGCAGGATTTAAAAgagcacataaaaataaaaatcacacacgATTTCTAGCTCTTGCAAGAATAATAACCTGCTTATGTCTGAGAAATGGAAATTCGCACGAATGCACATATGCGGAATATATTGGTTAAGatcatagaagaaaaatgtatttcaCGTGCGCCTaaattgtttttttcccccactcaGATTTATAAGATGTAATATTTGATTAATCCTCATAACATTTTGTATTGGTGAGACAGGATAGAAAGGGTCACTATTTAAACAAGAGAAATCGAAACTTACGTGTCATAATTGTCACGGAATCCCTTCGCAAATGGATTGTGGTCGATTTTTAGCTGCGTGATCTATAAATGACAAGAGATTCAAACACTTAGGAACGTCTTACCTCATCAAAACATTCGAATTTTCAGAAATCAAACTTTCTTACGTCAGTATTTTGATATGCGGTGACCGCAATAAACTGCGTCTCCGGGAACGTGAACGTCTGCACGCGCCCTGGTTGGCTCGTGTCCTCGGTTCCGTCCTCGTTCACCTGCACCACATGCAGTCGAGGCTGGTATTTATGCAGAGACTGCAGTACGACCATCTGCAGGAATTCAAGCGAAAAAACGAGTGTCAGAGAACATCTTCTCACGCGTCTTTACGCGTCTGTTGTTCCATTTCGAACAGCAACATTAAACTAATTTAGCAACATTTTTTGTCAGCTTATT
This window contains:
- the LOC132095549 gene encoding T-box brain protein 1-like isoform X1, whose amino-acid sequence is MQLERCISPARARSKKCMIVGSGYPNAQASELALQDYPIISIGDNLERSSPLKKNSAGMTNQSEADNFADSKDSSGDVQRGKLSPDLHGVGDSRHTFDGSAGERYLLSQSSQVQPSPTTMFPYPGQHAPTHPAFSIGSPSRYMAHHPVITNGAYNSLLSNSSSQGYPTAGYPYAQQYGHAYQGTAFYQFSSAQAGLVPGKAQVYLCNRALWIKFHRHQTEMIITKQGRRMFPFLSFNISGLDPTAHYNIFVDVILADPNHWRFQGGKWVPCGKADTNVTGNRVYMHPDSPNTGAHWMRQEISFGKLKLTNNKGATNNTGQMVVLQSLHKYQPRLHVVQVNEDGTEDTSQPGRVQTFTFPETQFIAVTAYQNTDITQLKIDHNPFAKGFRDNYDTVYTGCDIDRLTPSPGDSPRSQIMPSARYAMTGSFLQDQFVSSYAKSRFHPGVGGAPGTDRSVPLSNSLLSPQQTEETTVASPQRWFVTPANNRLDFAASAYDAAAAADFAGNAATLLSYAAAGVKALPLPGAGCSNRPLGYYGEPPGWGPRTPPQYCSKSSSVLSCWPSNSVGSRTSSGYLVPGLEDGDAIAPERSPLGGADESKPKDLSESSWIETPSSIKSIDSSDSGIFEQAKRRRISPSATPVSETSSPLKSEMLTPRECEKNCSKDIGYYSFYPHS
- the LOC132095549 gene encoding T-box brain protein 1-like isoform X2 translates to MRRRRMFPFLSFNISGLDPTAHYNIFVDVILADPNHWRFQGGKWVPCGKADTNVTGNRVYMHPDSPNTGAHWMRQEISFGKLKLTNNKGATNNTGQMVVLQSLHKYQPRLHVVQVNEDGTEDTSQPGRVQTFTFPETQFIAVTAYQNTDITQLKIDHNPFAKGFRDNYDTVYTGCDIDRLTPSPGDSPRSQIMPSARYAMTGSFLQDQFVSSYAKSRFHPGVGGAPGTDRSVPLSNSLLSPQQTEETTVASPQRWFVTPANNRLDFAASAYDAAAAADFAGNAATLLSYAAAGVKALPLPGAGCSNRPLGYYGEPPGWGPRTPPQYCSKSSSVLSCWPSNSVGSRTSSGYLVPGLEDGDAIAPERSPLGGADESKPKDLSESSWIETPSSIKSIDSSDSGIFEQAKRRRISPSATPVSETSSPLKSEMLTPRECEKNCSKDIGYYSFYPHS